A single genomic interval of Bacillota bacterium harbors:
- the proC gene encoding pyrroline-5-carboxylate reductase, which translates to MERIKIGFIGCGVMGSAIVNGVLKSGLFAEQNVWINDRDTAKTASLGKNFAVNITDNVSELCQKSDVIIISIKPDGFDSLLREIEPFLGEDRIIVSVAAGVSTASIERILGNRRVVRVMPNTPCLVGEGVMALAAGKYARPADLDMMEKIFKPLGMTVRIPEKNMNAVTALSGSGPAYVFLFIEALADGGVNLGLDRHLSTRLALQTILGSAQMAQKTDTGVVDLKNMVASPGGTTMAALKVFEENAFKGTVINALARAAARAGDLEE; encoded by the coding sequence ATGGAACGCATAAAAATAGGTTTTATCGGTTGTGGAGTCATGGGTTCTGCCATTGTAAATGGTGTCTTGAAAAGCGGTCTGTTTGCCGAACAGAATGTATGGATCAACGATCGTGATACTGCCAAAACTGCATCACTGGGGAAAAACTTTGCTGTTAACATAACTGACAATGTTTCAGAACTTTGCCAGAAGAGCGATGTCATCATCATAAGCATAAAACCCGATGGTTTCGATTCGCTCCTCAGGGAGATCGAACCCTTCCTGGGAGAGGACCGGATAATCGTGTCTGTTGCCGCCGGGGTAAGTACGGCTTCCATCGAAAGGATCCTGGGGAACAGGAGGGTGGTAAGGGTGATGCCCAATACACCTTGCCTGGTAGGGGAAGGGGTCATGGCCCTTGCGGCGGGAAAATATGCCCGGCCTGCCGACCTGGACATGATGGAAAAGATCTTCAAACCGCTGGGGATGACCGTGCGCATACCCGAAAAAAACATGAATGCGGTTACTGCCCTGAGCGGTAGCGGCCCGGCCTATGTATTTCTGTTTATCGAAGCACTTGCAGATGGCGGGGTGAACCTGGGCCTGGACCGTCACCTATCTACCCGTCTGGCTCTGCAAACCATTCTGGGTTCAGCGCAAATGGCCCAAAAAACGGATACCGGTGTAGTCGATCTGAAAAATATGGTGGCCTCGCCCGGCGGTACGACCATGGCCGCTCTGAAAGTGTTTGAAGAAAATGCTTTCAAAGGTACGGTCATCAATGCTTTGGCCAGAGCGGCTGCCAGGGCCGGGGATCTGGAGGAATGA
- a CDS encoding SH3 domain-containing protein encodes MFCIIFQKQNIVKMVLVVLAAVMLFIFAGCSPLLERFGIGKEESNPVHQLTELEEISSLEEDLNEPETEVEKMKEPELYIVNVKPGSNLTLRKTAGSKNKKDSDVIDKFPRGCVFEVVSKHEDLQSPDEFTWWEVKDPHTGAVGWVAKEYLDIPGNQPFTGCEFGLETIGLRRDMSLDGIVKVMGPPLREEKGFNDYGGHYHLLYYDGLVLKYYEDVYSYLEYTISSPEYPGPRNIHVGDSFDAVINKYLRQSGNIRNRLGDPDAEPLYYLEEVEKDGMIIGMEGSCYYNKETGKPSDLIYSDYVVESEFNDYVRFEFNDDGVVESITRR; translated from the coding sequence TTGTTTTGTATTATTTTTCAGAAACAAAATATTGTAAAGATGGTTCTGGTTGTTCTTGCTGCTGTCATGCTTTTCATTTTTGCCGGTTGCAGCCCCCTCCTTGAACGTTTCGGAATCGGAAAAGAAGAATCCAATCCCGTTCATCAGCTCACCGAGCTTGAAGAAATCAGCAGCTTGGAGGAAGATCTGAATGAACCTGAAACCGAAGTCGAGAAAATGAAAGAGCCTGAATTGTACATTGTCAATGTTAAACCGGGGAGTAACCTGACTCTGCGCAAAACAGCCGGATCAAAAAACAAGAAGGACAGCGATGTAATAGACAAGTTTCCCAGGGGCTGTGTCTTCGAGGTCGTGAGCAAGCATGAAGATTTACAGAGCCCCGATGAGTTCACATGGTGGGAAGTGAAGGATCCCCACACGGGGGCCGTCGGATGGGTGGCAAAAGAATATCTTGATATACCAGGCAACCAGCCGTTTACTGGCTGTGAATTTGGTCTGGAAACTATCGGTTTGAGGCGGGATATGAGTCTTGATGGCATTGTAAAAGTAATGGGTCCTCCCCTCAGGGAGGAGAAAGGTTTCAACGATTACGGGGGACACTACCATCTTCTGTATTATGACGGGTTGGTATTGAAATATTATGAGGATGTGTATTCTTACCTGGAATATACGATAAGCAGCCCGGAATATCCGGGCCCCAGGAACATACACGTGGGCGACAGTTTCGATGCGGTGATAAACAAATATCTGAGGCAAAGCGGCAATATACGCAACCGCCTGGGAGATCCGGATGCGGAACCCCTTTACTATCTTGAGGAAGTAGAAAAGGATGGAATGATTATTGGGATGGAGGGTTCCTGCTATTATAACAAGGAGACAGGCAAGCCTAGCGATTTGATTTATAGTGACTATGTAGTTGAATCGGAGTTCAACGATTATGTCCGTTTCGAGTTTAATGATGACGGAGTGGTGGAATCCATAACCAGAAGGTGA